GATTCGATTATAGGGAAGGCTGCCCTAATCTGGCAAGGCCTCGAACGGGATATCCGGCGGCGACGAAGGCGTCGAGGAGCTCCTGGCCGCGGCGCGCAGCGGTGCGCCGGGACGCTCCCCCGAGCACGGGCAGCTGCGCGGCGCCGGTGACGACGGTGCGGCCGACGATGCCCCAGAACCGGCCCGCGTCGAGCGGGCCGTTGGTGCGCACCGCGGCGTACACGGCGGTCAGGGCGGTGACGGAGCGGTGTGCGGTCCACACGGCCATGGCGCGTTCGCACGGGAGCACCACGACGTCGCGGTGGCCGACGGCGCGGTCCTCGGGCAGCACCCGCAGGGTGTCGTCGGCGACCCCGGCCCAGTCGATGCAGCCGTCGGAGTCCATGTGCAGCCACAGGTTGTCGAGTCCGGGATCCCAGACGCGACCCTCGAGGGCGTACGGGGCGAGCACCCGGCCGACGACGGCGTGGATGAGCGCCGCGGCGACCTGCTCGGCGGCGATGCGGGGCTCCTCGACGTCGGCGAGGGCGCGGGCGTAGAGCAGGTCGATGCGCTGCTGGCGTTCCGGGCCGCCGAGGAACCACCAGCGGCGGCGGGGCTCTTCGTCGATACAGGCCACTGCGTACACCCGGGGAGCGCCCGCGGCGAGGGCGCGCAGGCGGGCGCGCGTGTCCTCGAACGGGCGGACGGGCGCGGCCGTGGGCGGCAGCAGCAGAGTCGTCATCCGACACCTCCTGATCGACGGAAAGATCGCTTAGGTAAGGCTAACCATTGCATCTGGAGGTGGTGAGCGCAACCCCACCGGCATCGTGTCCCCACTGCCGCCACGAAATAGGATTCCGTAACCTAACTGCGGGGAGATTCGTGGTTGTTCCGGATCACGAACATCCCGATCCCGTTTCGTCATCGTCGAGGAGCACCCCGCGCCCGTGACCGCCACCGACCACGCCGCACCCCCGGACACCGATCCGGACGCGGCCCCCACCGCGGGCCGAAAGGTCACCGCCGCCCTGTGCGATCTCGCCCTGATCGCCCTGCCCCTGCTCGTCGGGGCCCTGCTCGTCGACGCCCTCGCCGACACCAAGGGCGGCGGCCAGACCGACCGCATCGTCTTCGGCGGCGCCGCCGTCCTCGCCGCCCTCGGCCTCGCCTGGTGGAACCGCGGCCACCGCGCCGGCCGCACCGGGCAGAGCCTCGGCCTGCAGTGGACCGGCCTGGTGCTGCGCGACCGCACCACCGGCGGCCCGGCCGGCGCGCGGCGCGCCCTGCTGCGGCGCGGCACCGAGACCGTCACCGCCGCCCACGCCGCCGCCGACGGCTTCACCCCCCGCGCCGCCGCGACCGGGATCGCGGCGCTGCGCCGCCGCCGCATGCTCGGCATCGCCGCGCTGCTGGTGCTGCTGGCGCTCGTGGCGCTGGCCAGCATCGCCATCGGCGCCCGCCCGATGACCTTCGGGGAGGTCTTCCACGCCCTGACCGTCAACGACGGCTCCGAGACCGACGTGATCGTGCACTCGCTGCGCATCCCCCGCACCCTGCTCGGGCTGCTGGTCGGCACCGCCCTCGGCGTCGCCGGCGCCCTCATCCAGGGCCACACCCGCAACCCCCTCGCCGACGCCGGTCTGCTCGGCATCAACGCCGGCGCCGCCTTCCTGGTGGTGCTGTCGATCTACCTGTTCGGGCTCAACACCCCCGCCCAGTACCTGTGGTTCGCCTTCGCCGGCTCCGCGCTCGCGAGCGTGGTGGTGTTCGGCTTCGCGTCCATCGGCAACGGCGGGTCGAGCCCGCTGAGTCTGGCCCTCGCCGGCGCTGCGGTCGCGTTCTTCCTGCAGGCGATGATCCAGACCATCGTGCTGCTCGACCAGACCAGCCTCGACGGCTACCGCTTCTGGGTGGTCGGCTCCGTCGCCGGCCGCGGCATGGACATCTTCTGGCAGGTGGCCCCGTTCATCGTGGTCGGGGTGCTCGTCGCGATCGCCTCCACCCCCGCCCTGAACCTGCTCGGCCTCGGCGAGGACGTCGCCCGCTCCCTCGGCACCAACATCGTCACCACCCGGATCATCGGTATCGCCGCGATCACGATCCTCACCGGCGCCGCCACCGCCGCCTGCGGCCCCATCGCCTTCGTCGGCCTGATCGTCCCGCACATCGCCCGCGCCGTCACCGGCCCCGACTACCGCTGGCTCGTCCCCTACGCCGGTCTCCTCGGCGGGGTGCTGCTCGTGCTCGCCGACGTCATCGGCCGCATCGTGGTGCGCCCCGGCGAACTGCAGGTCGGTATCGTGCTCGCCCTCATCGGCGGCCCGTTCTTCATCGCGCTGGTGCGCCGCCGGAAGCTGGTGGGACTGTGACCGAGACGACCACGACCACCCCCAGCGGGCGCCGCTCCCGCTGGCACACCCCCACCCGCATCCCGGGCCGCCCCGCCTTCCGGCTCGGCCCCGTGTCCCTGGTGTGGCGCGGCCGCACCGTCGCCGTGTGCACCCTGCTGCTCGTCGCCACCTTCGCGCTGCTGTGCATCGCCCTCGGCCGCGGCGACTATCCCCTCACCCCGCTGCAGGTCCTCGAGGTGCTCGTCGGCGGCGGCGAACGCCTCGACCGGTTCATCGTCACCGAACTGCGCCTGCCCCGCGGTCTCGCCGCCGTCGTCGTCGGCGCCGCCCTCGCGGTGTCCGGGGCGATCACCCAATCGGTCTCCCGCAACTCCCTGGCCAGCCCCGACATCCTCGGCATCACCGCCGGCGCGTCCGCCGCCGCGGTCGCCCTGATCGTCCTCACCGGCGGCGGCTCCATCGTCGGGCTGCTCGCCGCCCTCGGGCTACCGCTGTCCGCG
This region of Rhodococcus sp. Z13 genomic DNA includes:
- a CDS encoding FecCD family ABC transporter permease, giving the protein MTATDHAAPPDTDPDAAPTAGRKVTAALCDLALIALPLLVGALLVDALADTKGGGQTDRIVFGGAAVLAALGLAWWNRGHRAGRTGQSLGLQWTGLVLRDRTTGGPAGARRALLRRGTETVTAAHAAADGFTPRAAATGIAALRRRRMLGIAALLVLLALVALASIAIGARPMTFGEVFHALTVNDGSETDVIVHSLRIPRTLLGLLVGTALGVAGALIQGHTRNPLADAGLLGINAGAAFLVVLSIYLFGLNTPAQYLWFAFAGSALASVVVFGFASIGNGGSSPLSLALAGAAVAFFLQAMIQTIVLLDQTSLDGYRFWVVGSVAGRGMDIFWQVAPFIVVGVLVAIASTPALNLLGLGEDVARSLGTNIVTTRIIGIAAITILTGAATAACGPIAFVGLIVPHIARAVTGPDYRWLVPYAGLLGGVLLVLADVIGRIVVRPGELQVGIVLALIGGPFFIALVRRRKLVGL